A region of Deinococcus rubellus DNA encodes the following proteins:
- the tig gene encoding trigger factor: MAELMSREGNKVEFKASVPAAEVSRAYQQVWAGLSRDVRVPGFRPGKAPKKVLEQRVGADYVENEVRDRLLQVHYPQAARELKLSLVDAEINPATLKDGQSFDFSVKGETYPEVKLGDWKAAQLSSAAPQITDDVLSRTLSDLQDRNATFESVERPAEGNDMIMIEETGEEGGSYPIYLDVAEPHVQAALSGKSKGDEVSITVPAHQHGDHEHPEHTVEVKVLDVRHKQRQELGDEFAKSLNFESLDRLQTDLKTELTRRAQQEGEAARREEFIEQLVAGMDTTIPKALLKRRRDAMMEEIQSDLSRQGVKWGEYESFMQEQGKLDEFMADLDKNAETRVRRDLALEQLAEDMQVNVSDQEFNQTMMALAQANELTAQQLRTQLGPDGLNSYYASIVREKALTQALAQLAPKPEAASPEAAETQTSEAQPEAAQTESASDERAEAAQSESGEQAQDEETKSE, encoded by the coding sequence ATGGCAGAGCTGATGAGTAGAGAGGGCAACAAAGTCGAATTCAAGGCGTCGGTTCCCGCCGCAGAGGTCAGCCGCGCTTACCAGCAGGTCTGGGCCGGGCTGTCGCGCGACGTGCGGGTGCCGGGCTTCAGACCTGGCAAGGCCCCCAAGAAGGTGCTGGAGCAGCGGGTCGGCGCGGACTACGTCGAGAACGAGGTCCGTGACCGGCTGCTGCAAGTCCACTACCCCCAGGCCGCCCGCGAGCTGAAACTCAGCCTGGTAGACGCCGAGATCAACCCAGCCACCCTGAAAGACGGCCAGTCGTTCGATTTCAGCGTCAAGGGCGAGACCTACCCTGAGGTCAAGCTCGGTGACTGGAAGGCCGCTCAGCTCAGCTCCGCCGCGCCGCAGATCACCGATGACGTGCTTTCGCGCACCCTCAGTGACCTGCAAGACCGCAACGCCACCTTCGAGAGCGTGGAGCGGCCCGCCGAGGGCAACGACATGATCATGATCGAGGAAACCGGCGAGGAGGGCGGCAGCTACCCGATCTACCTCGACGTGGCCGAACCCCACGTGCAGGCAGCCCTCAGCGGCAAGAGCAAGGGTGACGAGGTGAGCATCACCGTGCCCGCCCACCAGCACGGCGACCACGAGCATCCCGAGCACACCGTGGAGGTCAAGGTGCTGGACGTGCGCCACAAGCAGCGCCAGGAACTCGGCGACGAGTTTGCAAAGAGCCTCAACTTCGAGAGCCTGGACCGTCTGCAAACCGACCTGAAAACCGAGCTGACCCGCCGCGCCCAGCAGGAAGGCGAGGCGGCCCGCCGCGAGGAGTTCATCGAGCAGCTTGTCGCCGGGATGGACACCACCATTCCCAAAGCGCTGCTCAAGCGCCGCCGCGACGCCATGATGGAAGAAATTCAGAGTGACCTCTCGCGCCAGGGCGTCAAGTGGGGCGAGTACGAGAGCTTCATGCAGGAGCAGGGCAAGCTCGACGAATTCATGGCCGACCTCGACAAGAACGCCGAGACTCGGGTACGCCGTGATCTGGCGCTGGAGCAGCTCGCCGAAGACATGCAGGTCAACGTCAGCGACCAGGAATTCAACCAGACCATGATGGCGCTGGCCCAGGCCAACGAGCTGACCGCCCAGCAGCTGCGCACCCAGCTCGGGCCGGACGGCCTCAACAGCTACTACGCCAGCATCGTGCGCGAGAAGGCGCTGACCCAGGCCCTCGCCCAGCTCGCGCCCAAGCCGGAAGCGGCCAGCCCAGAAGCCGCAGAGACCCAGACCAGCGAGGCCCAGCCCGAGGCCGCCCAGACTGAGTCGGCCAGCGACGAGCGCGCCGAAGCTGCTCAGAGTGAATCAGGCGAGCAGGCTCAGGACGAGGAAACGAAGAGCGAGTAA
- the purK gene encoding 5-(carboxyamino)imidazole ribonucleotide synthase, whose amino-acid sequence MSAPFPVATLGILGGGQLAQMLALAALPLGVRVVVLEPDPHAPARVCAEHIQAPYTDAAGLERLAQCDAVTLEFENVPLAALAQLEGRVPVRPAGSLLNFSKHRAREKEALHAAGAGTASFVVIETEADLPGALERIGGRGVLKTAELGYDGKGQVRIGAQAELSVAWGELGRVPCVLEGWVDFVREVSLGVARTVGGGLAFGGLTENVHRDGILRRSLYLPNDPAEVQARALARQVAEGWNLEGLLTLEFFELPGGELLVNEVAPRVHNSGHLTQDGGGVSQFEAQVRAALGWPLPDFTPKLPCAMVNILGWPADQEPDWQGILKLEGARLHLYGKAHKPGRKLGHVNLVAQDEAALRARLGELEALIP is encoded by the coding sequence GTGAGCGCGCCGTTCCCGGTGGCCACCCTGGGCATTCTGGGCGGCGGCCAATTGGCCCAGATGCTGGCGCTGGCGGCCCTGCCGTTGGGCGTGCGGGTGGTGGTGCTGGAACCTGATCCACACGCCCCAGCCCGCGTGTGTGCCGAGCACATTCAGGCCCCCTACACCGACGCAGCGGGGTTGGAGCGCCTGGCGCAATGCGACGCCGTCACGCTGGAATTCGAGAACGTGCCGCTGGCGGCGCTGGCCCAATTGGAGGGCCGGGTGCCGGTGAGGCCTGCCGGGTCGCTGCTGAATTTCAGCAAGCACCGCGCCCGTGAGAAGGAGGCGCTGCACGCGGCGGGTGCCGGAACCGCTTCCTTTGTGGTCATCGAAACCGAGGCTGATCTGCCCGGCGCGCTGGAACGGATCGGCGGGCGCGGCGTGCTCAAGACTGCCGAACTCGGCTATGACGGCAAGGGCCAGGTGCGCATCGGGGCGCAGGCCGAACTCAGTGTGGCCTGGGGCGAGTTGGGCCGGGTGCCCTGTGTGCTGGAAGGCTGGGTCGACTTTGTCCGCGAGGTCAGCCTGGGTGTGGCGCGCACAGTGGGCGGCGGGCTGGCGTTCGGCGGCCTGACCGAGAATGTCCACCGGGACGGTATTCTGCGCCGCAGCCTGTACCTGCCGAACGATCCTGCTGAGGTGCAGGCCCGTGCCCTGGCCCGTCAGGTGGCCGAGGGCTGGAACCTGGAAGGGCTGCTGACCCTGGAGTTCTTCGAGCTGCCTGGCGGTGAGCTGCTGGTCAACGAGGTCGCGCCCCGCGTTCACAACAGCGGCCACCTGACCCAGGACGGCGGCGGCGTCAGCCAGTTTGAGGCGCAGGTGCGGGCGGCGCTCGGCTGGCCTCTGCCAGACTTCACGCCGAAACTGCCCTGTGCCATGGTCAATATTCTCGGCTGGCCAGCGGATCAGGAACCCGACTGGCAAGGCATTCTGAAGCTGGAGGGCGCGAGGCTGCACCTTTACGGCAAGGCCCACAAGCCGGGGCGTAAGCTAGGGCACGTCAATCTGGTGGCGCAGGACGAGGCGGCACTCAGGGCCAGGCTGGGGGAGTTGGAAGCGCTGATTCCCTGA
- the purE gene encoding 5-(carboxyamino)imidazole ribonucleotide mutase — protein sequence MGSRSDFDTVSGALTVLKQLKVAYEVRVLSAHRTPQLLSSYAARAEQLNFSAIIAAAGGAAHLPGMLAAYGRVPVLGVPVQSRALSGQDSLLSIVQMPAGIPVATFAIGPAGARNAALFAAAMIATTDAAMRERLDAFRAAQTQAVLDDPYFEDEPQAGEA from the coding sequence ATGGGCAGCCGCAGCGACTTCGACACCGTGAGTGGCGCGCTGACTGTGCTCAAGCAGCTCAAAGTCGCCTACGAGGTGCGGGTGCTCTCGGCCCACCGCACGCCGCAGCTTCTCTCCAGCTACGCGGCGCGGGCCGAGCAGCTGAACTTCTCGGCCATCATCGCGGCAGCGGGCGGGGCGGCCCACTTGCCCGGCATGCTGGCGGCCTACGGGCGGGTGCCGGTGCTGGGCGTGCCGGTGCAGAGTAGGGCGCTCAGCGGCCAGGACTCGCTGCTGAGCATCGTCCAGATGCCTGCCGGGATTCCGGTGGCGACCTTTGCCATCGGCCCGGCAGGAGCCAGAAATGCGGCCCTGTTTGCTGCCGCCATGATCGCCACCACCGACGCGGCCATGCGCGAGCGCCTCGACGCCTTCCGCGCTGCCCAGACCCAGGCTGTGCTGGACGATCCGTACTTCGAGGATGAGCCGCAGGCGGGCGAGGCGTGA
- a CDS encoding glutamate ligase domain-containing protein, which produces MAYLAPEMTRPGDLVEPAQPEQNWPKQERPDYDWLYSRTRQGQARGPQRARALLDQLGSPDQTFQSIRVIGTNGKGSTCTMLEAGLIAAGLPTGRFTSPHLERFEERIRTSGQELDPRRSAVFIAWARQHAPDAAFFDLTLGLACSEFARAGVSWAVMEAGVGGRSDGTQALHRVAAVSLTNVALDHTAVLGPGLSDIARDKAGAALAGVPLLTTAIGEGLDVIRQVAGERGTPLYTPQTHPALFELPHPPRLAGPHQIENAQLAAATLRLLGSGSGIEAALDAGHPARLERFGLPGNGVADITVLLDGAHNPHAARALAAAVPHADVLLFGNLARKDTGATLAPLLALAPRRVFTSPGDLASDPRELARRFGGEAVEGVPAAFARARALTPPGGTLLVTGSLYLAGTVRGLLLEAAR; this is translated from the coding sequence ATGGCGTATCTTGCGCCGGAGATGACGCGGCCCGGTGACCTTGTTGAACCAGCACAACCTGAGCAGAACTGGCCCAAGCAGGAGCGGCCCGATTACGACTGGCTCTACTCGCGCACCCGTCAGGGCCAGGCGCGGGGGCCGCAGCGGGCGCGGGCACTGCTCGACCAGCTCGGCTCGCCGGACCAGACGTTTCAGAGCATTCGGGTCATCGGCACCAACGGCAAGGGCAGCACCTGCACCATGCTGGAAGCCGGACTGATCGCCGCCGGACTTCCCACCGGGCGCTTTACCAGCCCGCATCTGGAGCGCTTCGAGGAACGCATTCGGACCAGCGGGCAGGAGCTGGACCCACGCCGCAGCGCCGTCTTCATCGCCTGGGCGCGTCAGCACGCTCCGGACGCAGCCTTTTTCGACCTGACACTGGGGCTGGCCTGCTCGGAATTTGCCCGCGCAGGCGTGAGCTGGGCCGTGATGGAGGCGGGCGTGGGGGGCCGCTCGGACGGCACCCAGGCGCTTCACCGCGTCGCGGCGGTGTCCCTCACCAATGTCGCGCTCGACCACACGGCGGTCCTGGGGCCAGGCCTCAGCGACATCGCCCGTGACAAGGCCGGGGCCGCACTGGCGGGCGTGCCGCTGCTGACAACCGCCATTGGCGAGGGTCTGGACGTGATCCGGCAGGTGGCCGGAGAGCGGGGCACACCCCTCTACACGCCGCAGACGCACCCGGCCCTCTTCGAGTTGCCGCACCCGCCACGCCTGGCCGGGCCGCACCAGATCGAGAATGCCCAGCTGGCCGCCGCCACCCTGCGGCTGCTGGGCTCTGGCAGCGGGATCGAGGCTGCCCTGGACGCGGGCCACCCGGCCCGGCTGGAGCGCTTCGGGCTGCCTGGAAACGGGGTGGCCGACATTACTGTGCTGCTTGACGGCGCGCACAACCCGCACGCCGCCCGGGCGCTGGCCGCTGCCGTGCCGCACGCCGACGTGCTGCTGTTCGGCAACCTGGCCCGCAAGGATACCGGGGCGACCCTCGCGCCGCTGCTGGCCCTGGCCCCCCGGCGGGTGTTCACCTCTCCCGGCGATCTGGCGAGTGACCCCCGCGAGCTGGCCAGGCGCTTCGGCGGCGAGGCAGTGGAGGGCGTACCTGCGGCCTTCGCGCGGGCGCGGGCGCTGACCCCGCCGGGCGGCACGCTGCTGGTCACCGGCAGCCTGTATCTGGCCGGAACCGTGCGCGGCCTGCTGCTCGAAGCGGCCAGATGA
- a CDS encoding response regulator transcription factor → MERKPLVLVIEDEKDIARFIELELAAEGYATEVAFDGVTGLSKFREVNPDLVILDLMLPVLDGLEVARRVRKTSNTPIIILTAKDGIQDKVEGLDSGADDYLIKPFSIEELLARVRAHLRRVNPAVTGEVRVADLVMNLDGREIFRGGRRVELSAKEFELLELLARNPGKVFSRFEIEEKVWPEYTGGSNVVDVYIGYLRRKLEEGSERRLIHTVRGVGYVLREE, encoded by the coding sequence ATGGAACGCAAGCCCCTGGTGCTCGTCATCGAAGACGAAAAAGACATTGCCCGCTTTATTGAGCTGGAGCTGGCCGCCGAAGGTTACGCCACCGAGGTGGCCTTCGACGGCGTGACCGGCCTGTCCAAATTCCGCGAAGTCAACCCCGATCTGGTGATTCTCGATCTGATGCTGCCGGTGCTCGACGGCCTGGAAGTGGCCCGCCGGGTCCGCAAGACCTCCAACACCCCCATCATCATCCTGACCGCCAAGGACGGCATTCAGGACAAGGTGGAGGGCCTGGACTCGGGGGCCGACGACTACCTGATCAAACCGTTCTCGATCGAGGAACTGCTGGCCCGTGTGCGCGCCCACCTGCGCCGGGTCAACCCTGCCGTGACTGGGGAAGTGCGGGTGGCCGATCTGGTCATGAACCTCGACGGGCGCGAGATCTTCCGGGGTGGACGGCGGGTCGAGCTCTCCGCCAAGGAATTCGAGCTGCTCGAACTGCTGGCCCGCAACCCCGGCAAGGTCTTCTCGCGCTTCGAGATCGAGGAGAAGGTCTGGCCCGAATACACCGGCGGCAGCAACGTCGTAGACGTGTATATCGGCTACCTGCGCCGCAAGCTCGAAGAGGGCAGCGAGCGCCGCCTGATCCACACCGTGCGCGGCGTGGGCTACGTGCTGCGCGAGGAATAA
- a CDS encoding sensor histidine kinase: MTLRGRLTLFYTVLLAALLALLAVLVLGIMQNRLIGSIKDDLKTNTFGQISRLVLPNAPLDPASPLDRLGGGLLSDPSDPSGPTLSTLRQSFPNYRIQIDPLVTSIDNLQAMMESSPQDRVAELNFMRLIASKKRLPVGIDPNAPIELSDAQLTQLLSDPSRGLELTVPTQAAFDDPVPTQVYVQLSEIQTGVAIDNKPLTQAALIYVGRSLQPTYDTLDRLRSLMWVLFLGGLVISSVGAYLLSGQALRPLRQVQKAAEQIGGKTLSARVPEPSTRDEVQSLAQALNRMLGRLEGSFEAQRRFTSDASHELRTPVTAISGHASYLLRRTSPSEGQRESLTIIRSEAERLTNLISSLLELARSDGGVMQLRRQPVLPRMLLGEIARELQPLAQAQQATLNVTGSDEALEGDPDRLKQVVINLVSNALKAGASQVELSSRADTNETGESGVRLSVSDDGPGIAPEHLEKLFDRFYRVEESRSRDQGGAGLGLAIARSIVDAHGGRIWFKSQVGSGTTVNVWLPKGRLELANDDVA; the protein is encoded by the coding sequence ATGACCCTGCGCGGGCGGCTGACCCTGTTTTACACAGTGCTGCTGGCCGCGCTACTGGCCCTGCTGGCAGTGCTGGTGCTGGGCATCATGCAAAACCGCTTGATCGGCAGCATCAAGGACGATCTCAAAACCAACACCTTCGGGCAGATCAGCCGTCTGGTACTGCCCAACGCCCCACTCGACCCGGCCAGCCCACTGGACCGGCTGGGGGGCGGTTTGCTGAGCGATCCCAGCGACCCCAGCGGTCCCACCTTATCGACCCTGCGCCAGAGCTTTCCCAATTACCGCATTCAGATTGACCCGCTGGTGACCAGCATCGACAATTTGCAGGCGATGATGGAGAGCAGTCCCCAGGACCGCGTGGCCGAGCTGAATTTCATGCGGCTGATCGCCTCGAAAAAGCGCCTGCCGGTGGGCATCGACCCGAACGCGCCGATTGAGCTGAGCGACGCCCAACTGACCCAGCTCCTGAGCGACCCCTCACGCGGGCTGGAGCTGACCGTGCCGACCCAGGCGGCCTTCGACGATCCGGTGCCGACCCAGGTGTATGTGCAGCTCTCCGAGATTCAAACCGGCGTCGCCATCGACAACAAGCCGCTGACCCAGGCGGCGCTGATCTACGTGGGGCGCAGCCTGCAACCGACCTACGACACGCTGGACCGTCTGAGATCGCTGATGTGGGTGCTGTTTCTGGGTGGGCTGGTCATCAGCAGCGTGGGGGCCTACCTGCTCTCGGGCCAGGCACTCAGGCCGCTGCGACAGGTGCAGAAAGCCGCCGAACAGATCGGGGGGAAGACGCTGAGCGCCCGCGTACCGGAGCCGAGCACCCGTGACGAAGTGCAGTCGCTGGCCCAGGCGCTCAACCGGATGCTGGGCCGTCTGGAAGGCTCGTTCGAGGCGCAGCGGCGTTTCACGTCCGATGCCAGCCACGAACTCAGAACCCCGGTGACGGCCATCAGCGGCCACGCCAGCTACCTGCTGAGACGCACCAGCCCCAGCGAGGGCCAGCGCGAGAGCCTGACCATCATCCGCAGCGAGGCCGAGCGCCTCACCAATCTGATCAGCAGCCTGCTGGAACTGGCCCGCTCAGACGGCGGGGTGATGCAACTGCGCCGCCAGCCGGTGCTGCCCAGGATGCTGCTGGGCGAGATCGCCCGCGAGTTGCAGCCGCTGGCCCAGGCCCAGCAGGCGACTTTGAATGTTACCGGCAGCGACGAGGCGCTGGAGGGCGACCCGGACCGGCTCAAGCAGGTCGTCATCAATCTGGTCAGCAACGCCCTCAAGGCCGGGGCCAGTCAGGTCGAGCTGAGCAGCCGCGCCGACACGAACGAAACCGGTGAGAGCGGCGTGCGTCTGAGCGTCAGTGACGACGGCCCCGGCATCGCCCCGGAGCATCTGGAGAAACTGTTTGACCGCTTTTACCGGGTGGAGGAATCGCGCAGCCGCGACCAGGGCGGCGCAGGACTGGGCCTGGCGATTGCCCGCAGCATCGTAGACGCCCACGGCGGGCGCATCTGGTTCAAGAGCCAGGTGGGCAGCGGCACCACCGTCAACGTCTGGTTGCCCAAGGGCCGCCTGGAACTGGCGAACGACGACGTGGCGTAA
- a CDS encoding S8 family serine peptidase: MIKRSMLLLGAALTVASATQASAGRLSPDLLTKVRSNSTAPIGVIVRFSVSNSAQGRDVFKNLRVQLQNSLSKLGPAAGFVNDSLKKNGAELWLDQSIFLKLTPAQIRALVTLPIVDEIFENFKVQIPKAQALSAASAPTGVPYHLQAIGAKQAQAAGFKGQGVRIGHLDTGIDPNSPEYKGKILNYAEFNGDGDKVQGSQPHDTAEHGTHTAGLLVGNTVGVAPDARLISALVLPDGSGTFAQVIAGMQWVLDPDNNADTNDGANVVSMSLGLPGTYQEFVVPVQNMLKAGVVPVFAIGNFGPTAGSTGSPGNIPDVIGVGAVDQNGQVASFSSRGPVAWTGAYSGTFIKPDVAAPGVAITSSFPGGGYGSLSGSSQAAPITAGAVAVMLGAKPGTSVDAIKQALYSSASNNGQKNNNTGYGEINLPGALAKLGVNISAPAPTPAPAPTPAPTPTPAPTPAPTPTPTPTPTPAPTPTPTPTPTPTPPPANNNVVPPVGYTFCAPEGGACNFSGERQAAFGANGRYISGTATDGFKCTVAEWGSDPVPGATKACFLKPGAAPAPKPTPAPAPAPTPAPKPPTSGKLPTVLLVDDDMGQGPDVTTYLRDAVKANAAPGGAFRWDVQTQGAVPLEEMKKYDILLWLSGEQYSNTITAADQQNLQQYLAGGGKLIVSGQDIGYDIGESNFYRSILKAQFVADSSGTTKFVTSGVLGNVGYTLNADGSAKDQVYPDVIANIGGSVVAGSWGSAGATAGTIQAQSIGADNNKARAQSKSGKPRGLIEQVTTSVLRQLIGQAGNGKPVKQPSVRAQSAGQDAGAIVLNDGGRYRTATMGFGLEGLSPSARSSLLKATFNWLMR, from the coding sequence ATGATCAAACGCTCAATGCTCCTACTCGGCGCGGCCCTCACCGTGGCCAGCGCCACTCAGGCCTCGGCAGGTCGGCTCTCGCCGGATCTGCTGACCAAAGTCCGGTCCAACAGCACCGCGCCGATTGGCGTCATCGTGCGCTTCAGCGTCTCCAATTCGGCCCAGGGCCGCGACGTGTTCAAGAACCTGCGGGTGCAGTTGCAAAACAGCCTCTCCAAGCTCGGCCCGGCGGCGGGTTTCGTCAATGATTCCCTCAAGAAAAACGGCGCGGAGCTGTGGCTCGATCAGTCCATCTTCCTCAAGCTGACGCCCGCCCAGATTCGCGCCCTGGTGACGTTGCCCATCGTGGACGAGATCTTCGAGAACTTCAAGGTGCAGATTCCCAAGGCCCAGGCGCTCAGCGCGGCCAGCGCGCCCACCGGGGTGCCGTACCATCTCCAGGCCATCGGGGCCAAGCAGGCCCAGGCGGCGGGCTTCAAGGGGCAGGGCGTCCGCATCGGGCACCTCGACACCGGTATCGATCCCAACTCGCCGGAATACAAGGGCAAGATTCTCAACTACGCCGAGTTCAACGGCGACGGCGACAAGGTGCAGGGCAGTCAGCCGCACGACACCGCCGAGCACGGCACCCACACGGCGGGTCTGCTGGTCGGCAACACGGTGGGCGTGGCTCCCGATGCCAGGCTGATCAGCGCCCTGGTCCTGCCCGACGGCTCCGGTACGTTTGCCCAGGTCATCGCGGGCATGCAGTGGGTGCTCGACCCCGACAACAATGCCGACACCAACGACGGCGCGAACGTGGTCAGCATGAGCCTGGGACTGCCCGGCACCTACCAGGAGTTCGTGGTGCCGGTCCAGAACATGCTCAAGGCGGGCGTGGTGCCGGTCTTCGCCATCGGTAACTTCGGCCCCACGGCGGGCAGCACCGGCAGCCCCGGCAACATCCCCGACGTGATCGGCGTCGGCGCAGTCGATCAGAACGGCCAGGTGGCCTCGTTCAGCAGCCGGGGTCCGGTGGCCTGGACCGGGGCCTACAGCGGCACCTTCATCAAGCCTGATGTGGCGGCCCCCGGCGTGGCGATCACCAGCAGCTTCCCCGGCGGCGGCTACGGTTCGCTGTCCGGCTCCTCACAGGCGGCCCCCATCACGGCGGGTGCGGTGGCGGTGATGTTGGGAGCCAAGCCCGGTACCAGCGTGGACGCCATCAAGCAGGCGCTCTACTCCAGCGCCTCCAACAACGGCCAGAAGAACAACAACACCGGCTACGGCGAGATCAATCTGCCCGGCGCACTCGCCAAGCTGGGCGTGAATATCTCTGCTCCCGCTCCTACCCCCGCTCCGGCACCGACGCCCGCCCCGACGCCGACCCCTGCGCCCACTCCGGCACCGACGCCAACCCCAACGCCGACGCCGACCCCCGCGCCCACCCCAACCCCAACGCCAACTCCGACCCCCACGCCGCCCCCGGCCAACAATAATGTGGTGCCGCCTGTCGGCTACACCTTCTGCGCGCCGGAAGGCGGAGCCTGCAACTTCAGCGGCGAGCGTCAGGCCGCGTTCGGCGCGAATGGCCGCTACATCTCCGGCACCGCCACCGACGGCTTCAAATGCACCGTGGCGGAATGGGGATCGGACCCGGTGCCCGGCGCGACCAAGGCCTGCTTTCTGAAACCCGGTGCGGCTCCCGCGCCCAAGCCCACTCCGGCCCCGGCCCCCGCGCCGACTCCGGCTCCCAAGCCGCCGACCTCCGGTAAGCTGCCCACCGTGCTGCTGGTGGACGACGACATGGGCCAAGGACCGGACGTGACCACCTACCTGCGTGACGCGGTCAAGGCCAATGCCGCGCCGGGCGGGGCCTTCCGCTGGGACGTGCAGACCCAGGGCGCGGTGCCGCTTGAGGAGATGAAGAAGTACGACATTCTGCTGTGGCTCAGCGGTGAGCAGTACAGCAACACCATCACGGCGGCCGACCAGCAGAATTTGCAGCAGTACCTGGCGGGCGGCGGCAAACTGATCGTCAGCGGTCAGGACATCGGCTACGACATCGGCGAGAGCAACTTCTACCGCAGCATCCTCAAGGCCCAGTTCGTGGCCGATTCGTCCGGCACGACCAAGTTCGTGACCAGCGGCGTCCTGGGCAACGTGGGCTACACCCTCAACGCCGACGGCAGCGCCAAGGATCAGGTGTACCCCGACGTGATCGCCAACATCGGCGGCAGCGTGGTGGCCGGATCGTGGGGCAGTGCGGGTGCGACGGCGGGCACCATTCAGGCCCAGAGCATCGGCGCGGACAACAACAAGGCCCGTGCCCAGTCCAAGAGCGGCAAACCGCGCGGCCTGATCGAGCAGGTGACGACCAGTGTGCTGCGCCAGCTCATCGGGCAGGCGGGCAACGGCAAGCCGGTCAAGCAGCCCTCGGTGCGTGCCCAGTCGGCGGGCCAGGATGCCGGGGCCATCGTGCTCAACGACGGAGGCCGCTACCGCACTGCCACGATGGGCTTCGGCCTCGAAGGGCTGTCGCCCAGCGCCCGTTCGTCGCTGCTCAAGGCCACCTTCAACTGGCTGATGCGCTGA
- a CDS encoding APH(3') family aminoglycoside O-phosphotransferase produces the protein MSLSLPPELRRVLPAARWEDVSGDSGARVWRSQKFVVKVQELGRLESLRTEQAKLRWLAGRVPVPRVVGYATDEVSEYLATTRLPGLPMHHPDALLHARRNAGLLARALRQLHALPVRECPFNESLAVKLRQARERVERGLVDEADFDAERRGQSAAQVLAYLVRARPVAEDLVVAHGDACLPNFLVSGDYVEAVLDVGRLGIADRHQDLALARRSLRRNADDEMADHFLDTYGRSLIDLAKLEYYQGLDELF, from the coding sequence CCGGCGCGCGGGTGTGGCGCTCGCAGAAGTTCGTCGTCAAGGTGCAGGAGCTGGGCCGACTGGAAAGCCTGAGAACCGAGCAGGCCAAATTGCGCTGGCTGGCCGGGCGCGTGCCGGTGCCGCGCGTGGTCGGTTACGCCACCGACGAAGTGAGCGAGTACCTGGCCACCACCCGCTTGCCGGGGCTGCCGATGCACCACCCTGACGCCCTGCTGCACGCCCGGCGCAATGCCGGGTTACTGGCCCGCGCCCTGCGTCAGCTTCACGCCCTGCCGGTCCGCGAGTGTCCCTTCAACGAGAGTCTGGCCGTCAAGCTGAGACAGGCACGTGAACGGGTAGAGCGCGGGCTGGTGGACGAGGCCGACTTCGACGCCGAGCGCCGTGGCCAGTCGGCGGCGCAGGTGCTGGCGTACCTCGTTCGCGCCCGACCTGTTGCCGAGGACCTGGTGGTGGCGCACGGCGACGCCTGCCTGCCCAATTTCCTGGTGTCGGGCGACTACGTGGAAGCTGTACTGGACGTGGGCCGTCTCGGTATCGCGGACCGTCATCAGGATCTGGCGCTGGCCCGCCGCAGCCTGCGCCGCAACGCGGACGACGAAATGGCTGATCACTTTCTGGACACCTACGGGCGCAGCCTGATTGATCTGGCGAAGCTGGAGTATTACCAGGGCCTCGACGAACTGTTCTGA